A genome region from candidate division KSB1 bacterium includes the following:
- a CDS encoding glycoside hydrolase family 43 protein, whose protein sequence is MIRIIGLLFAVLITACAVTEQDPATFTNPVLAGFYPDPSICRVGEEYYLVNSSFSYFPGIPLFHSRDLVNWKQLGSVMERPEQMDLSGLGVSRGIFAPAISYHQGTFYVVCTLVDAGGNFVVTAEDPAGDWSNPVWLPDINGIDPSLFFDDDGKAYIIYNSVAPDDQPLYSGHRTLRMREFDPESLKTVGPETILVNGGVDISEEPVWIEAPHLYKINGAYYLMAAEGGTAEDHSEVIFRSQTVQGPYEPYDHNPILTQRHLDPSRDYPVTCTGHADMVQTPAGDWWAVFLGCRPYPPFEKGYYNTGRETFMAPVQWIDGWPVINPDYEKVQYSYPRPDLPEWNADARPYSGNFMFRDEFTDSLLHPSYLFLRTPHQTWHSLNRHPGQLAMDLRPETCSGTANPSLIAHRQQHMDCNASVSLNFTPQASNEKAGLIIFQNETHFYYLCQSIKDSDMVVQLFQSDPESSSGMKLLQSAALPEDVQRQNLLLRIGTHENSYSFSWAADADKPDWTLLKDRVDASFLSTQVAGGFVGAVFGMYTTSLGETVQNEAIYDWFEYSGNDPVFH, encoded by the coding sequence ATGATAAGGATTATCGGTTTGTTGTTTGCCGTTTTGATAACAGCCTGTGCGGTTACAGAGCAGGACCCGGCAACTTTTACCAATCCCGTGTTGGCGGGATTTTATCCGGATCCGAGCATTTGCCGGGTCGGGGAGGAGTATTACCTGGTCAATTCCAGTTTCAGCTATTTTCCCGGCATTCCGCTGTTTCACAGTCGTGATCTGGTGAACTGGAAACAGCTGGGCAGCGTCATGGAGCGGCCGGAGCAGATGGATTTGAGTGGACTCGGGGTGTCGCGTGGTATTTTCGCGCCGGCCATCAGCTATCATCAGGGCACGTTTTACGTGGTCTGCACCCTGGTGGATGCGGGCGGCAATTTTGTGGTCACTGCAGAGGACCCGGCGGGGGACTGGTCGAATCCCGTCTGGCTGCCGGATATCAATGGCATTGACCCCTCCCTGTTTTTTGATGATGACGGCAAGGCGTATATTATCTACAACAGCGTGGCGCCGGACGATCAGCCATTATACTCCGGGCACCGCACCCTGCGCATGCGCGAGTTTGATCCCGAATCTCTGAAAACCGTCGGGCCGGAGACCATTCTGGTCAACGGCGGCGTGGATATCAGCGAGGAACCGGTGTGGATCGAAGCGCCGCATCTTTACAAGATCAACGGCGCCTATTATCTGATGGCGGCCGAAGGCGGCACCGCTGAAGATCATTCCGAGGTGATTTTTCGCAGTCAGACGGTTCAGGGACCCTATGAGCCTTACGACCACAATCCCATTCTCACCCAGCGGCACCTGGATCCGTCGCGCGACTATCCGGTCACCTGCACCGGTCATGCTGATATGGTGCAGACACCTGCCGGTGACTGGTGGGCCGTGTTCCTGGGCTGCCGGCCATATCCGCCGTTTGAAAAAGGCTATTACAACACCGGCCGCGAAACCTTTATGGCGCCGGTCCAATGGATCGATGGCTGGCCGGTGATTAATCCGGATTATGAAAAAGTGCAATACAGCTATCCACGGCCCGACCTGCCCGAATGGAACGCCGATGCGAGGCCGTACAGCGGCAATTTTATGTTTCGCGACGAGTTTACGGATTCTCTGTTGCACCCCAGTTATCTGTTCCTGCGCACGCCTCATCAGACCTGGCATAGTCTTAACCGACATCCCGGTCAGCTGGCGATGGATTTGCGCCCGGAGACCTGCTCCGGAACCGCCAATCCGAGTTTGATCGCCCATCGGCAGCAACATATGGACTGCAATGCTTCGGTATCGCTGAACTTTACACCGCAGGCGTCGAACGAAAAAGCCGGATTAATCATTTTTCAGAACGAAACGCATTTTTATTATCTCTGTCAATCGATAAAAGACAGCGACATGGTGGTGCAGCTGTTTCAATCCGATCCCGAATCATCGTCCGGAATGAAACTTTTGCAATCCGCTGCGCTGCCGGAGGACGTGCAGAGACAAAATCTGCTGCTGCGCATCGGCACGCATGAGAATTCCTATTCGTTCTCCTGGGCCGCAGACGCCGACAAACCGGACTGGACTCTGCTCAAAGACAGAGTGGATGCCTCGTTTCTCAGCACTCAAGTCGCGGGCGGATTCGTTGGGGCGGTGTTCGGCATGTACACCACCTCTCTGGGCGAGACGGTTCAGAACGAGGCAATCTATGACTGGTTTGAGTATAGCGGTAATGATCCGGTGTTTCATTGA
- a CDS encoding DUF5597 domain-containing protein yields the protein MVRLRLFILIVFFAITQLPAGPHLREPGDFRFHVRHEYTWPYAPRMPGDATPRFGGMIIELAPGEFLVAGSGIVITFNSQTEGVRAGIGKMEEGEFRDGRWVRGRRMNGDQSHQGRHMHLSGQTCSIQRVKLYEYK from the coding sequence ATGGTACGGTTACGGCTTTTTATCCTGATTGTTTTTTTCGCTATCACGCAATTACCGGCCGGACCGCATTTGCGCGAACCGGGTGATTTTCGCTTTCATGTCCGACACGAATACACCTGGCCCTACGCGCCCCGGATGCCGGGTGACGCCACTCCGCGCTTTGGCGGTATGATCATCGAACTGGCGCCGGGTGAATTTCTTGTTGCCGGCAGCGGCATTGTCATTACCTTTAACTCTCAGACAGAGGGCGTCCGGGCGGGAATCGGAAAAATGGAAGAAGGTGAATTCCGGGACGGCCGATGGGTGCGCGGCCGGCGTATGAACGGCGATCAAAGTCACCAGGGGCGGCATATGCATTTGAGCGGACAGACTTGCAGTATTCAGCGGGTGAAACTGTACGAGTATAA